One genomic segment of Polynucleobacter sp. MWH-UH2A includes these proteins:
- the ispE gene encoding 4-(cytidine 5'-diphospho)-2-C-methyl-D-erythritol kinase: MSELIHNKLTLRSPAKLNLFLHIVGRRSDGYHLLQSAFQLIDWCDTITLKRIAENEIRHTNPIPGVLPEHDLVVRAAKLLKDFCQIKAGVEIHLQKEIPMGAGLGGGSSDAATILIGLNALWNLQLDTNTLCKLGLQLGADVPFFLFGKNAFVEGIGEQMQEISLDQRDFLVIFPNQGIPTIRIFQDPELTRDHGQITIEGFLASPWSSLSNDCQAVAMRICPEVKQALDWISQAIPGSEPRMSGSGSSVFAILDPKIGREKLQNLLQNLPKGWKGRVVRGLNKNPAYNLISSD; the protein is encoded by the coding sequence ATGAGTGAACTCATTCACAACAAGTTAACGCTGCGATCGCCTGCCAAACTCAATTTGTTTTTACATATTGTGGGTCGCAGATCCGATGGATATCACTTACTGCAATCAGCCTTTCAACTAATCGACTGGTGTGACACGATTACGCTCAAGCGAATTGCTGAAAACGAGATTCGCCACACTAATCCAATCCCAGGCGTTCTACCAGAACACGATCTTGTGGTGCGCGCAGCAAAACTCTTGAAAGATTTTTGCCAGATCAAAGCTGGGGTAGAAATTCATCTCCAAAAAGAAATCCCAATGGGCGCTGGTTTAGGCGGAGGATCATCCGATGCTGCTACTATCTTAATTGGCTTAAACGCCCTTTGGAACCTTCAGCTTGACACCAATACGCTCTGTAAATTGGGTCTTCAACTTGGGGCAGATGTGCCATTCTTCCTCTTCGGGAAAAACGCCTTTGTTGAGGGGATTGGCGAGCAGATGCAAGAAATCAGCCTTGATCAGCGGGATTTTTTGGTTATCTTCCCCAATCAAGGAATTCCGACTATCCGCATTTTCCAAGACCCCGAATTGACCCGAGATCACGGTCAGATTACAATAGAAGGCTTTCTTGCATCGCCATGGTCTAGTCTTTCGAATGATTGCCAGGCAGTAGCGATGCGGATATGTCCTGAAGTGAAGCAAGCATTGGATTGGATTAGTCAGGCAATACCGGGTTCTGAACCCCGTATGTCGGGCTCCGGCAGTAGCGTTTTTGCCATCTTAGACCCTAAGATAGGACGCGAAAAACTGCAAAATCTTCTGCAAAATCTTCCTAAAGGGTGGAAAGGTCGGGTTGTTCGGGGGCTAAACAAAAATCCCGCTTACAATTTGATTTCTTCAGATTGA
- a CDS encoding ribose-phosphate pyrophosphokinase, with translation MSSTSSDLLTLFTGNANPILAQAVAKELKLPLGKAFVGRFSDGEIQVEIQENVRGKNVVVIQSTCAPTNDSLMELMIMIDALKRASASRITAVIPYFGYARQDRRPRSARVAISARIVANMLQSVAGIERVLTMDLHADQIQGFFDIPVDNIYASPVLLADLQAQKTQKDLIVVSPDIGGVVRARAMAKQLGTDLAIIDKRRPKANVSEVMHLIGEVEGRHCVIMDDIIDTGGTLCKAAEALKERGAKGVTAYCTHAVLSGGAVARIAASELDELVVTDTIPLTAEASKVSKIRQLSVAPLLAETLSRISKGDSVMSMFAE, from the coding sequence ATGTCCTCCACCAGCTCAGATTTATTGACTTTATTTACAGGAAACGCAAATCCGATTTTGGCGCAGGCTGTAGCCAAGGAATTAAAGTTACCACTGGGCAAAGCTTTTGTTGGCCGTTTTTCTGACGGTGAAATTCAAGTTGAGATTCAAGAAAACGTGCGCGGCAAAAATGTCGTCGTCATTCAATCTACCTGCGCTCCAACAAACGATAGCTTGATGGAGCTCATGATCATGATTGACGCACTCAAACGCGCCTCTGCAAGTCGTATCACTGCAGTCATTCCCTATTTTGGATACGCTCGCCAAGATCGTCGTCCGCGCTCTGCTCGTGTAGCCATCTCCGCTCGTATCGTAGCGAATATGCTCCAATCCGTTGCAGGCATTGAGCGTGTACTCACAATGGATCTACATGCCGACCAGATCCAGGGCTTCTTTGATATCCCTGTAGACAATATTTATGCTTCACCTGTCTTATTGGCAGATTTGCAAGCCCAAAAAACACAGAAAGATTTAATCGTTGTATCTCCAGATATCGGCGGCGTTGTTCGTGCTCGCGCAATGGCCAAACAACTAGGCACTGACTTAGCGATTATTGATAAGCGTCGCCCTAAAGCAAACGTTTCTGAAGTCATGCATTTGATTGGCGAAGTAGAAGGTCGTCATTGCGTAATCATGGATGACATCATCGATACTGGCGGCACACTTTGTAAGGCGGCAGAAGCACTCAAAGAACGTGGCGCAAAAGGCGTTACTGCTTACTGTACTCACGCAGTTCTCTCAGGTGGTGCAGTGGCTCGTATCGCTGCCTCCGAGTTGGATGAGCTGGTTGTAACCGACACCATCCCTCTGACAGCCGAAGCCTCAAAAGTCAGCAAAATTCGCCAATTGTCTGTAGCCCCATTGCTTGCCGAGACCCTGTCTCGTATCAGCAAGGGTGACTCAGTCATGTCCATGTTCGCCGAATAA
- a CDS encoding 50S ribosomal protein L25/general stress protein Ctc produces the protein MKVVAFERSVQGTGASRRLRNSGKTPGIVYGSKEPALVIELDHNALFHALRKEAFHSSILDLEISGKTQKVLLRDYQMHPFKPLVLHIDFQRVSATEKVHMRVPLHFTNAETSAAVKLQGAVVSHILNDIEVSCLPADLPEFIEVDLSKIEVGHSVHAKDVPLPKGVSLVLHVEQENPVIANARIPAVKAAETEEAAPAAAAAPAAAPAADAKDKA, from the coding sequence ATGAAAGTTGTCGCCTTTGAAAGAAGCGTACAGGGAACGGGTGCGAGCCGCCGTCTGCGCAATTCTGGAAAAACTCCAGGAATCGTTTACGGTAGTAAAGAACCAGCCTTGGTTATCGAGTTAGATCACAACGCTTTATTCCATGCTCTCCGTAAAGAAGCATTTCACTCATCCATTTTGGATTTGGAAATTTCTGGCAAAACACAAAAAGTGTTGCTACGTGATTACCAAATGCATCCATTCAAGCCATTGGTTTTGCACATTGACTTCCAGCGCGTTTCTGCGACTGAGAAAGTTCACATGCGCGTTCCATTGCACTTCACTAATGCGGAAACTTCAGCTGCAGTGAAATTGCAAGGCGCTGTTGTAAGCCATATTCTCAATGACATCGAAGTTTCTTGCTTACCAGCAGACTTGCCAGAGTTCATTGAAGTGGACTTGAGCAAGATTGAAGTAGGTCACTCTGTTCATGCAAAAGACGTTCCATTGCCAAAAGGTGTTTCATTGGTATTGCACGTTGAGCAAGAAAACCCAGTGATTGCAAACGCACGTATTCCAGCTGTTAAAGCCGCTGAGACTGAAGAAGCTGCTCCAGCAGCCGCCGCAGCTCCAGCAGCCGCGCCTGCTGCCGATGCTAAGGACAAAGCTTAA
- the pth gene encoding aminoacyl-tRNA hydrolase produces the protein MSKLIVGLGNPGDEHEEDRHNAGFWFVDVLAKQLNTRFETEKRFHGKVAKAKWDGDDLFLLKPTTYMNLSGQAVGALCRFHKINTEDILVVQDELDLKPGTARLKLGGGTGGHNGLKDIQSHLGTPQYWRLRLGIGHPRDLAGDGRAMDVADYVLRRPQLTEQKLIDASIENGLQILPLFLKGDPQTAMLELHSKA, from the coding sequence ATGAGCAAATTAATTGTTGGCCTTGGTAATCCTGGCGATGAGCACGAAGAAGATCGGCACAACGCCGGTTTCTGGTTTGTCGACGTCCTCGCAAAACAATTAAATACCCGCTTTGAAACCGAGAAGCGCTTTCATGGCAAAGTAGCTAAAGCAAAGTGGGATGGGGATGATCTTTTTCTCCTCAAACCAACTACCTATATGAATCTCAGCGGGCAAGCAGTTGGCGCTCTGTGCCGTTTTCATAAAATCAATACTGAAGATATTTTGGTAGTTCAGGATGAGTTGGATTTAAAACCAGGGACTGCCCGCCTCAAACTGGGGGGCGGCACTGGCGGCCACAATGGCTTAAAAGATATCCAGTCCCACCTTGGAACTCCTCAATATTGGCGTTTACGTCTTGGCATAGGTCATCCACGAGATTTGGCTGGCGATGGTCGCGCAATGGACGTGGCTGATTATGTTTTGCGCAGGCCCCAATTGACCGAACAGAAACTCATTGATGCGAGCATTGAAAACGGTTTGCAAATATTGCCACTGTTTTTAAAGGGCGACCCCCAAACCGCCATGCTAGAGCTTCACTCCAAAGCATAG
- a CDS encoding YfhL family 4Fe-4S dicluster ferredoxin, with protein sequence MALMITDECINCDVCEPECPNDAIYMGLEIYEIDPNKCTECVGHYDAPQCRQVCPVDCIPFNPEYEETQEQLMVKFRLLTANKKAV encoded by the coding sequence ATGGCATTAATGATCACAGACGAATGCATCAATTGCGATGTATGTGAGCCAGAGTGCCCAAATGATGCGATCTACATGGGCCTAGAGATCTATGAGATCGATCCCAATAAGTGTACGGAGTGCGTAGGCCATTACGATGCGCCTCAATGCCGTCAAGTCTGCCCAGTAGACTGCATCCCATTTAATCCGGAATATGAAGAGACCCAAGAGCAGTTAATGGTGAAGTTTAGGTTATTAACCGCCAATAAAAAGGCTGTCTAG
- the coaD gene encoding pantetheine-phosphate adenylyltransferase produces the protein MTVAVYPGTFDPLTRGHEDLVRRASSIFDQLIVGVASSRSKHPFFTLEERIDIAKEVLGHYPNVKVVGFDGLLKDFARDHNARVIVRGLRAVSDFEYEFQMAGMNRYLLPDVETLFLTPSDQYQFISGTFVREIALMGGDVSKFVFPSVEKWLTKKVETSHQKTK, from the coding sequence ATGACTGTAGCCGTATACCCAGGAACGTTTGATCCCTTAACTCGTGGTCACGAGGACTTGGTGCGTCGCGCGTCCAGTATTTTTGATCAGCTGATTGTGGGCGTTGCTTCGAGCCGTAGCAAGCATCCTTTCTTTACTCTTGAAGAGCGTATCGATATCGCTAAAGAAGTTCTTGGACACTATCCTAATGTGAAAGTGGTCGGCTTTGATGGCTTATTAAAAGATTTTGCACGCGATCACAATGCGCGCGTGATTGTTCGTGGCTTACGCGCAGTATCCGATTTTGAATATGAGTTTCAAATGGCCGGTATGAACCGCTACTTATTGCCAGATGTAGAAACATTATTTTTGACCCCATCTGACCAATACCAATTTATCTCAGGCACTTTTGTTCGTGAAATTGCTCTCATGGGTGGTGACGTTAGTAAATTTGTTTTCCCCTCTGTGGAGAAGTGGCTAACGAAGAAGGTAGAGACTTCGCACCAAAAAACAAAGTAA
- the rsmD gene encoding 16S rRNA (guanine(966)-N(2))-methyltransferase RsmD has product MKGEPPKKVRIIGGNWRSRLLTVIDLPGLRPTTDRIRETVFNWLGQDLTGLKCLDLFAGTGALGFEAASRGASAVILLEKDKKAHANLLKNLQLLNSSPATGSVEILQGDCIEFLRRQADRSANLILIDPPFQDTDLFNRAVLEAARVCDDALGGGIYMEFPANRSREEVESLLPSWHCGKYLEAGQVKACLFRSGRG; this is encoded by the coding sequence GTGAAGGGTGAACCACCAAAGAAGGTCCGAATTATTGGTGGAAATTGGCGAAGTCGCTTGCTCACGGTAATAGACTTGCCGGGCTTACGTCCCACAACTGATCGTATTCGTGAAACTGTATTTAATTGGTTGGGGCAGGATTTAACCGGGCTCAAATGCTTGGATTTATTTGCTGGTACTGGGGCTCTTGGATTTGAGGCGGCATCACGTGGAGCAAGCGCGGTTATTTTGTTGGAGAAAGATAAAAAAGCCCACGCAAATTTATTGAAAAATTTGCAGCTATTAAATTCATCTCCTGCGACAGGTTCAGTAGAAATTCTGCAGGGAGACTGCATAGAATTTCTTAGGCGACAAGCTGATCGATCTGCCAACTTAATATTGATTGATCCCCCATTTCAAGACACGGACTTATTTAATCGCGCGGTGCTTGAGGCGGCGAGAGTATGTGATGACGCTTTGGGAGGGGGGATTTATATGGAATTTCCTGCGAATCGTTCCCGTGAAGAGGTAGAGTCACTATTGCCATCATGGCATTGTGGAAAGTACTTAGAGGCTGGACAGGTAAAAGCCTGCCTATTTCGGAGTGGAAGAGGCTAA
- a CDS encoding pitrilysin family protein encodes MRFLQQISILLLSIFGLLTNAHATLPIEKLESFQGARAYLVQTKSLPMVDIEVSIDAGDRYDPAGKSGLADLTASLMTYGARGEKGLLSEAQIADEIADLGANIGLSVSGERAILRIRSLSRKDLRDRAVQLAAAMLSAPTYDANIVAREKQRTITSLLEAETKPEYVLERRFKSMVYGKYPLAESPSVKSVSSITPGELTQFHKRFYRGDRMIVSIVGDVDQSQAKEIVQGLLKRIPQSGSSIPALPQLQRSPVEPLAEREVTIPFDSQQAHIAMGMTAVTRNNPDYFPLLVGNYILGGGGFVSRLMAEVREKRGLAYSVFSYFSPGKDVGIFQAGLQTKSDQGSLALEVMSETIAKFIGNGPTVSELTAAKANLINGYPLRIDNNRKLLDNVSSIAWNDLPLDTMEIWTKQVEAVTLDQVTAAFQKYLAMDRMKIVLLGAQNK; translated from the coding sequence ATGAGATTCCTTCAGCAGATCTCTATTCTTCTTTTGTCTATTTTCGGCTTGCTGACTAATGCTCATGCGACCTTGCCTATTGAAAAATTAGAGTCCTTTCAGGGTGCAAGGGCATATCTTGTGCAAACGAAGTCTTTGCCTATGGTGGATATTGAGGTCAGCATTGATGCTGGAGATCGCTACGACCCTGCCGGCAAGAGTGGTCTGGCTGATTTAACGGCAAGCTTAATGACTTATGGCGCTCGAGGTGAAAAGGGTCTCTTAAGTGAAGCGCAAATCGCTGATGAGATTGCTGATCTTGGCGCGAATATTGGCTTGTCGGTCAGTGGCGAGCGTGCTATTTTACGTATCCGTAGCTTGAGTAGAAAAGACTTACGTGATCGAGCGGTGCAACTTGCCGCTGCCATGTTGAGTGCACCAACCTACGATGCCAATATTGTTGCGCGTGAGAAACAGCGAACCATTACTAGCTTACTTGAGGCAGAGACAAAGCCAGAGTATGTTCTCGAGCGACGTTTTAAGTCCATGGTTTACGGTAAATATCCTTTGGCGGAGAGTCCATCGGTTAAATCAGTTTCTTCAATCACACCCGGTGAGCTCACACAGTTTCACAAGCGCTTTTATCGAGGCGATCGCATGATTGTGAGTATTGTTGGAGATGTAGATCAGAGTCAGGCAAAAGAGATTGTTCAAGGCCTACTGAAAAGGATTCCTCAATCAGGGTCGAGCATTCCTGCGCTTCCGCAATTGCAGCGATCTCCTGTGGAGCCATTAGCTGAGCGTGAGGTGACAATTCCATTTGATTCTCAACAGGCGCATATTGCCATGGGGATGACTGCGGTTACCCGCAACAATCCAGATTACTTCCCATTATTGGTGGGTAATTACATTTTGGGTGGTGGCGGCTTTGTATCGCGTTTAATGGCAGAAGTTCGGGAAAAACGGGGTTTAGCCTATAGCGTCTTTAGTTATTTTTCCCCTGGGAAAGATGTTGGTATTTTTCAGGCGGGCCTGCAGACCAAGAGTGATCAGGGGTCTTTGGCTCTTGAGGTGATGAGTGAGACGATTGCGAAGTTCATTGGTAACGGCCCAACAGTCTCTGAGCTGACTGCTGCTAAGGCAAATTTAATCAATGGTTACCCATTGAGAATCGACAACAATCGAAAATTATTAGATAACGTTTCTTCAATTGCTTGGAATGATCTTCCATTGGATACGATGGAAATTTGGACCAAACAAGTTGAGGCAGTTACTTTAGATCAGGTGACGGCCGCCTTTCAGAAGTATTTGGCAATGGATCGCATGAAGATTGTTCTTCTGGGAGCTCAAAATAAATAA
- a CDS encoding pitrilysin family protein has translation MRSNLLRISFLFLLFTQFSWAAGKNPSDTQEFLLNNGLKLIVREDHRAPTVAHMVWYRAGSMDETNGRTGVAHVLEHMMFKGTDKVKAGEFSRLVAAVGGRENAFTSRDYTAYFQQVEKSKLEEVIKLEADRMSNLNFDDAEFLKEIQVVMEERRLRTEDNPSSLLNEALMATAFMSSPYRHPVVGWMNDLQNMTASDARDWYRSWYKPNNATVVITGDVDAQQVLAIVEKYYGAVSAKELPVRKPQIEPAQRGVKEVQVKAPADNAQFTMAWKVPRLEPGKLDEPDPYALELLTAVLDGYDNARLNRSLVKQEKVVNDVGVGYDMISRGPALFVISATLAKGKTIEQAQSSIRKALNEIKKNGILESELKRIKVRILSDQIYKRDSIFGQAMEIGGTEMAGFSWRDIDYMLERMQSITPEQVQAVAKKYLAEDQLTIATLDPQARKSGDKGSKP, from the coding sequence ATGCGTTCCAATTTACTCCGAATTTCTTTCCTATTCTTGCTGTTTACCCAATTTTCTTGGGCAGCAGGTAAAAATCCATCCGATACCCAGGAGTTTCTATTAAATAACGGTCTCAAGTTGATTGTGCGTGAAGACCATCGTGCGCCAACGGTGGCGCACATGGTTTGGTATCGCGCAGGATCTATGGATGAGACAAATGGCAGAACGGGGGTTGCCCATGTTCTTGAGCACATGATGTTCAAAGGCACGGATAAGGTAAAGGCAGGAGAGTTTTCACGGTTAGTTGCGGCAGTTGGCGGACGCGAGAATGCTTTTACCTCGCGTGACTACACCGCCTATTTTCAGCAGGTAGAGAAATCAAAATTAGAAGAGGTGATTAAGTTGGAGGCTGATCGCATGTCCAACTTAAATTTTGATGATGCGGAATTCTTAAAAGAAATCCAAGTGGTGATGGAGGAGCGTCGTCTTAGAACGGAAGATAACCCAAGTAGCTTGCTCAATGAAGCATTAATGGCAACGGCCTTTATGAGCTCTCCTTATCGTCATCCAGTAGTTGGTTGGATGAATGATTTGCAAAACATGACTGCGTCAGATGCACGAGATTGGTATCGTAGTTGGTACAAGCCAAATAATGCGACAGTTGTCATTACTGGTGATGTGGATGCTCAGCAAGTGTTGGCGATTGTTGAAAAATATTACGGTGCAGTATCTGCCAAAGAGCTTCCCGTTCGTAAGCCACAAATTGAGCCAGCCCAAAGGGGTGTAAAGGAAGTTCAAGTCAAAGCTCCGGCTGATAACGCCCAGTTCACTATGGCTTGGAAGGTTCCCCGACTTGAGCCAGGTAAGCTTGATGAACCTGATCCCTATGCGCTTGAGTTACTAACGGCAGTCTTGGACGGCTATGACAATGCGCGCCTCAATCGAAGTTTAGTAAAGCAAGAAAAAGTAGTGAATGATGTTGGGGTTGGGTATGACATGATTTCTCGAGGCCCAGCGTTATTTGTTATTAGTGCCACTCTTGCTAAGGGTAAGACGATAGAGCAAGCGCAATCGAGCATTCGCAAAGCGCTTAATGAGATTAAGAAAAACGGTATTTTGGAGTCTGAACTCAAGCGTATTAAAGTTCGGATTCTTTCTGATCAAATTTATAAGCGTGACTCTATTTTTGGTCAGGCAATGGAAATTGGTGGAACCGAGATGGCTGGATTCTCTTGGAGAGATATCGACTACATGCTGGAAAGAATGCAGTCAATTACCCCTGAGCAAGTGCAAGCCGTTGCTAAAAAATATTTAGCAGAAGATCAATTAACAATTGCTACATTAGACCCGCAGGCTCGTAAATCAGGCGATAAAGGGAGTAAGCCATGA
- the ftsY gene encoding signal recognition particle-docking protein FtsY, translating into MFGLRKTLGSLFKSSKTDDAWFDHLEESLIQSDVGLPTTEQLMAKLRKAAKSEKASSAEELQALLIQEVTGLLQSLEPNPNPLFASTSSHIPEVWLVVGVNGAGKTTTIGKLCKLFQSQGKSVLLAAGDTFRAAARNQLQEWGGRNQVDVITQEGGDAAAVAHDAIHSAISRKNDVLIIDTAGRLATQDHLMEELKKVKRVIGKALPGAPHHTLLVLDGNTGQNGLSQVKAFHAALGLTAIIVTKLDGTAKGGVICALAHTLKEGPKPAILALGKGEKIDDLAPFTAGQYSSELFN; encoded by the coding sequence ATGTTTGGATTACGTAAAACCCTAGGATCTCTATTTAAATCAAGCAAAACGGATGATGCTTGGTTTGATCATTTAGAAGAATCACTGATTCAGAGTGATGTGGGTTTACCCACGACTGAACAATTGATGGCGAAGCTACGCAAGGCTGCTAAATCAGAAAAAGCATCCAGCGCCGAAGAACTACAGGCCTTGCTCATCCAAGAGGTTACAGGCCTATTACAAAGCCTTGAGCCCAACCCCAACCCATTGTTTGCCAGCACTTCAAGCCATATTCCTGAAGTGTGGCTAGTGGTTGGCGTCAATGGCGCGGGCAAAACAACCACCATTGGCAAGCTTTGCAAGCTCTTTCAATCTCAAGGCAAATCGGTATTGTTGGCAGCAGGCGACACCTTTAGGGCAGCCGCACGCAATCAATTGCAAGAATGGGGTGGTCGCAACCAAGTAGATGTGATTACCCAAGAGGGTGGGGATGCAGCCGCTGTTGCACACGATGCAATTCACTCTGCAATCTCTCGCAAAAATGATGTTCTGATTATCGATACCGCGGGTCGCCTTGCCACTCAAGACCATCTGATGGAAGAGCTCAAGAAAGTTAAAAGAGTGATTGGCAAAGCCCTTCCTGGAGCGCCTCACCATACCCTCTTGGTACTAGATGGCAATACCGGACAAAATGGCTTAAGCCAAGTAAAGGCGTTTCATGCTGCTTTGGGCCTCACCGCAATCATTGTTACCAAACTTGATGGTACTGCTAAAGGGGGTGTAATTTGCGCCCTGGCCCATACCCTCAAAGAGGGACCCAAGCCGGCAATTTTGGCTCTAGGTAAAGGCGAAAAAATTGATGATTTAGCCCCATTCACGGCAGGGCAATATTCCTCTGAATTATTCAATTAA
- the rpoH gene encoding RNA polymerase sigma factor RpoH, with the protein MVQKKSDKPNLQRLPVAQAAAASAFPMLPSLGVGTLDSYIAYVNRVPMLSAAEELHLAQEFRRTENVDAAKTLVLSHLRLVVSVARQYLGYGIPHADLIQEGNVGLMKAVKRYDPSNGARLVSYAIHWIKAEIHEYILKNWRLVKTATTKAQRKLFFNLRSNKPTLNSLTTAEVDALAKALDVKGSDVKEMEMRLAGGDVALEGDDSDDETAYAPIQWLADNSQEPTERIANAQAEALQGPKLDQALMALDERSRNIVQSRWLAMDADGNGTKTLHDLAEEYGISAERVRQIETAALKKMRGLLQAA; encoded by the coding sequence ATGGTTCAAAAGAAATCTGACAAACCGAATTTGCAAAGGCTGCCTGTAGCGCAGGCTGCAGCGGCGTCCGCATTTCCAATGCTGCCATCCCTTGGGGTTGGCACACTCGATTCTTACATCGCGTACGTAAACCGCGTACCGATGCTCAGCGCTGCGGAAGAGTTACATCTTGCGCAGGAGTTTCGTCGCACTGAAAATGTAGACGCTGCAAAAACTTTAGTGCTATCGCATTTGCGTTTAGTTGTTTCAGTTGCTCGTCAATATCTTGGCTATGGCATTCCACATGCTGACCTTATTCAAGAGGGCAATGTTGGCCTTATGAAAGCGGTGAAGCGTTACGACCCAAGCAATGGCGCTCGCCTAGTGTCTTATGCAATTCACTGGATCAAAGCGGAAATTCATGAGTACATTCTCAAAAATTGGCGCTTGGTAAAAACAGCAACCACTAAAGCGCAACGTAAATTGTTCTTTAACTTACGTAGCAATAAGCCCACATTAAATTCGTTAACTACAGCGGAAGTGGATGCACTCGCAAAAGCCCTCGACGTAAAAGGCTCTGATGTTAAAGAAATGGAAATGCGTCTGGCTGGTGGTGATGTTGCACTTGAAGGCGATGACAGTGACGATGAGACGGCCTATGCCCCAATTCAGTGGCTAGCAGACAATAGTCAAGAGCCAACTGAGCGTATTGCTAATGCCCAGGCAGAGGCTTTACAAGGTCCGAAACTTGATCAGGCTCTCATGGCATTGGATGAGCGCAGTCGCAATATTGTGCAATCTCGCTGGCTAGCAATGGATGCGGATGGTAACGGCACAAAAACTCTGCATGATCTTGCAGAGGAATACGGCATCTCTGCAGAGCGTGTCCGCCAAATTGAAACAGCAGCGCTCAAAAAGATGCGCGGCTTGCTTCAAGCGGCCTAA
- a CDS encoding SCO family protein encodes MNISKLRRLLIAALAILLVACSPKPEFKNIDITGSTAFGKDFSLQDPDGNVRSLADFKGKVVVMFFGYTQCPDICPTTLTEMQQVMTLLGPQSDKVQVLFVTVDPERDTAAILKQYVPSFDPRFLGLRPADEAALEKVAKDFKIYYKKVPGKSPGSYTMDHAAGSYAFDPQGRLRLYIKHAQGPETLAHDLKELMK; translated from the coding sequence ATGAATATTTCCAAATTGCGTAGATTGTTGATTGCCGCATTAGCCATTCTGTTGGTTGCGTGTAGCCCCAAGCCAGAATTTAAGAATATTGATATCACTGGCAGCACTGCATTTGGAAAAGACTTCAGTTTGCAAGATCCTGATGGAAACGTTAGAAGTCTGGCTGACTTCAAGGGCAAAGTTGTGGTGATGTTCTTTGGGTATACGCAATGCCCCGATATCTGCCCTACGACTTTAACGGAGATGCAACAGGTGATGACTTTATTGGGTCCACAGTCCGATAAGGTACAGGTCTTATTTGTTACTGTTGATCCAGAGCGAGATACAGCTGCGATTTTGAAGCAGTACGTGCCGTCCTTTGACCCTCGATTCTTAGGTTTGCGTCCTGCAGATGAGGCTGCTTTAGAAAAGGTGGCGAAGGACTTTAAAATTTATTACAAGAAGGTGCCGGGAAAGAGTCCAGGCTCGTACACGATGGATCATGCGGCTGGCAGTTACGCCTTCGATCCGCAGGGACGCTTACGTCTCTATATCAAACACGCGCAAGGCCCGGAGACCTTAGCGCATGACTTAAAAGAATTAATGAAATAA